A genomic segment from Pseudomonas mendocina encodes:
- the lepB gene encoding signal peptidase I, translating to MSINFPLLLVIAVAVCGFLALIDLILLAPRRRAAIAAYQGRVDDPDDRVLERLSKEPLLVEYGKSFFPVLAIVLVLRSFLVEPFQIPSGSMKPTLEVGDFILVNKFAYGIRLPVIDEKIIEVDNPQRGDVMVFRYPSDPTINYIKRVVGLPGDRIEYTQGKRLLINGEPVAEKLIGEEPGSLGGAMLYQERLGQVEHTIRKEMTRMRREPGGQWVVPEGHYFMMGDNRDNSNDSRYWRDRHIPQELWGMVPDDHIVGKAFAIWMSWPEPKTSNLPNFSRVGLIH from the coding sequence ATGTCGATCAATTTCCCGCTCCTGTTGGTTATCGCGGTCGCCGTCTGCGGCTTCCTGGCCCTGATCGATCTGATTCTGCTGGCTCCGCGCCGCCGTGCGGCGATTGCGGCGTACCAGGGGCGGGTCGACGATCCTGACGACAGGGTGCTGGAACGTCTGAGCAAGGAGCCCTTGCTGGTCGAGTACGGCAAATCCTTCTTCCCGGTGCTGGCCATCGTGCTGGTGCTGCGCTCGTTTCTGGTGGAACCGTTCCAGATTCCTTCCGGGTCGATGAAGCCGACCCTGGAAGTGGGCGATTTCATCCTGGTCAACAAGTTCGCCTACGGCATTCGTCTGCCGGTGATCGACGAGAAGATCATCGAGGTGGATAACCCGCAGCGCGGCGATGTGATGGTGTTCCGCTATCCCAGCGACCCGACCATCAACTACATCAAGCGCGTGGTGGGACTGCCGGGTGATCGCATCGAGTACACCCAGGGCAAGCGTCTGCTGATCAATGGCGAGCCGGTGGCCGAAAAGCTGATCGGTGAGGAGCCGGGCAGCCTGGGTGGTGCGATGCTCTACCAGGAGCGTCTGGGCCAGGTCGAACACACCATCCGCAAGGAAATGACCCGCATGCGCCGCGAGCCCGGCGGCCAATGGGTGGTGCCGGAAGGGCACTACTTCATGATGGGCGACAACCGTGACAACTCCAACGACAGCCGTTACTGGCGCGATCGTCATATTCCTCAGGAGCTTTGGGGCATGGTCCCTGACGACCATATCGTCGGCAAGGCCTTCGCCATCTGGATGAGCTGGCCGGAACCCAAGACCAGCAATCTGCCCAACTTCTCTCGGGTCGGCCTGATTCATTGA
- a CDS encoding DUF4845 domain-containing protein, producing MKFARSQQGLSILGWLVVLAVVAFFASTAFKVLPHYMDYMSMEKIITSVETDKAADVRTINEFYNHVSKGMQVNNIRDLNMRDALQVKVENNEFQVHLKYEKREPLIENLDLVVNFDKEFRVRMP from the coding sequence ATGAAATTCGCGCGCTCGCAGCAGGGGCTTTCCATTCTGGGTTGGCTGGTGGTTCTGGCCGTGGTGGCATTCTTCGCCAGTACGGCGTTCAAGGTGCTGCCGCATTACATGGACTATATGTCCATGGAGAAAATCATCACGTCGGTGGAAACCGATAAAGCGGCCGACGTGCGGACCATCAACGAGTTTTACAACCACGTCAGCAAGGGCATGCAGGTCAATAACATTCGTGACCTGAACATGCGCGACGCTCTGCAGGTCAAGGTGGAGAACAACGAGTTCCAGGTCCACCTCAAGTATGAAAAACGCGAGCCGCTGATCGAGAACCTCGATCTGGTGGTGAATTTCGACAAAGAATTTCGTGTACGGATGCCGTGA
- a CDS encoding DegQ family serine endoprotease, producing MRKLKSIAPLLAVALLWGQSFLAQASLPDFTDLVEEASPAVVNISTRQKMPERAVAGQPGLPDLEGLPPMFREFFERSIPQVPRNPGGRQREAQSLGSGFIISPDGYIMTNNHVVADADEIIVRLSDRSELEAKLIGADPRSDVALLKVEGKDLPVVRLGKADDLKVGEWVLAIGSPFGFDHSVTAGIVSAKGRNLPSDSYVPFIQTDVAINPGNSGGPLFNLQGEVVGINSQIFTRSGGFMGLSFAIPMEVAMQVADQLKTDGKVTRGWLGVVIQEVNKDLAESFGLEKPAGALVAQVLEDGPADKGGLLVGDVILSLNGKPIIMSADLPHLVGGLKPGEKAELDVVRDGSRKKLDVTVGTLPEEGQELASSGSAQGAERSNNRLGVTVVELTAEQKKGLDLKGGVVVKEVLNGPAAMIGLRPGDVITHLNNQAIDSTSTFTQVAQELPKNRSVSMRVLRQGRASFITFKLAE from the coding sequence ATGAGAAAACTCAAGTCCATTGCACCGCTGCTGGCGGTTGCGTTGCTCTGGGGGCAGAGCTTTTTGGCTCAGGCCAGCCTGCCCGACTTTACCGATCTGGTGGAGGAGGCCTCGCCTGCTGTAGTCAACATCAGTACCCGACAGAAGATGCCCGAGCGCGCCGTTGCCGGCCAGCCAGGTCTGCCCGACCTCGAAGGGCTGCCGCCGATGTTCCGTGAATTCTTCGAGCGCAGCATCCCGCAGGTACCGCGCAACCCGGGCGGTCGTCAGCGTGAGGCGCAGTCGCTGGGCTCCGGTTTCATCATTTCGCCTGACGGCTACATCATGACCAACAATCACGTGGTCGCCGATGCTGACGAGATCATCGTGCGTCTGTCCGATCGTAGCGAGCTGGAGGCCAAGCTGATTGGTGCCGATCCGCGCAGTGACGTTGCGTTGCTCAAGGTCGAGGGCAAGGATCTACCGGTGGTGCGTCTGGGCAAGGCCGACGACCTCAAGGTTGGTGAGTGGGTACTGGCCATCGGTTCTCCGTTCGGTTTCGACCACTCGGTGACCGCCGGTATCGTCAGTGCCAAGGGGCGTAACCTGCCGAGCGACAGCTACGTGCCGTTCATCCAGACCGATGTGGCGATCAACCCGGGTAATTCCGGCGGCCCGCTGTTCAACCTGCAAGGCGAGGTCGTGGGTATCAACTCGCAGATCTTCACTCGCTCCGGCGGTTTCATGGGGCTCTCCTTCGCCATTCCGATGGAAGTGGCCATGCAGGTCGCTGATCAGCTCAAAACAGACGGCAAGGTCACTCGCGGCTGGCTCGGTGTGGTGATCCAGGAAGTGAACAAGGACCTGGCTGAATCCTTCGGCTTGGAGAAACCGGCTGGCGCGCTGGTTGCGCAGGTGCTGGAAGACGGTCCTGCGGACAAGGGCGGCCTGCTGGTGGGCGACGTGATTCTCAGCCTCAATGGCAAGCCGATCATCATGTCGGCCGACCTGCCGCATCTGGTCGGCGGATTAAAGCCCGGCGAAAAGGCCGAATTGGACGTGGTGCGTGACGGTTCGCGCAAGAAGCTCGACGTCACGGTCGGTACGCTGCCTGAAGAAGGCCAGGAGCTGGCCTCGTCGGGTTCGGCGCAGGGTGCCGAGCGCAGCAACAACCGCTTGGGCGTGACGGTGGTCGAGCTGACTGCCGAGCAGAAGAAAGGCCTCGATCTGAAGGGCGGTGTCGTGGTCAAGGAAGTGCTCAATGGTCCGGCTGCCATGATTGGTCTGCGTCCGGGCGATGTGATCACTCACCTGAATAATCAGGCTATCGATTCCACCAGCACCTTCACCCAGGTGGCGCAGGAATTGCCGAAGAACCGTTCGGTGTCCATGCGTGTTCTGCGTCAGGGGCGTGCCAGCTTCATCACGTTCAAGCTGGCTGAGTAA
- a CDS encoding SoxR reducing system RseC family protein, with translation MIEEQGRVVALEPGAVWVETLRKSTCSSCSANTACGQGLMDRLGVGRQRGYVRALSQMHLAIGDTVIIGVREDLLVRSSLLVYLFPLLGLFAAALLADGLGLSEPLVILVSLIGLFASWLMVRWRAARVAENPLLQPVVLRALLVPVPAAG, from the coding sequence ATGATCGAAGAGCAGGGGCGTGTAGTGGCGCTCGAGCCCGGCGCTGTCTGGGTCGAGACCCTGCGCAAGAGCACCTGCTCGAGTTGCTCGGCCAATACCGCCTGCGGTCAGGGCCTGATGGATCGCCTGGGTGTGGGGCGGCAGCGTGGTTATGTTCGTGCTCTCAGTCAAATGCATCTGGCGATTGGCGACACCGTGATCATCGGCGTGCGCGAGGATCTGCTGGTGCGCAGTTCTCTACTGGTTTATCTGTTTCCGCTTCTAGGCTTGTTCGCCGCTGCGCTGCTGGCGGATGGCCTGGGCTTGTCCGAGCCGCTGGTGATCCTCGTCAGCCTGATCGGTCTGTTCGCCAGTTGGCTGATGGTTCGCTGGCGCGCTGCTCGCGTGGCCGAGAACCCCTTATTACAGCCCGTTGTCCTACGTGCGCTGCTGGTGCCTGTGCCAGCAGCGGGTTGA
- a CDS encoding MucB/RseB C-terminal domain-containing protein — protein sequence MRAIPLCLIGGLLALPVQASEVQDLLGRLATAERQQSFQGTFIYERNGSFSTHAVWHRVEEGGQVRERLLQLDGPAQEVLKVDGQAQCVTGALADQVSEGQAWPARQLDAEQLSNWYDIRVAGQARIANRAADVLVLEPKDQHRYGFELYLDRETGLPLKSLLLNERGQLLERFQFAQLDTSAPVENAMQPSSDCRPVRFRAADSMAEGRWRSDWLPPGFTLTTAQLRRDPASDDAVAYLMYGDGLARFSVFLEPLNGSVVEDARSQLGPTVAVSRRMSTDSGDMMVTVVGEIPLGTAERVALSMRAGVPEQASQ from the coding sequence ATGCGCGCTATTCCCCTCTGCCTGATCGGTGGTCTGCTGGCATTGCCAGTGCAGGCCTCCGAGGTACAGGACTTGCTCGGGCGCCTCGCTACGGCAGAGCGCCAGCAAAGTTTTCAGGGCACGTTCATCTATGAACGTAATGGTAGTTTTTCCACCCACGCCGTATGGCATCGGGTGGAGGAGGGGGGGCAAGTTCGCGAGCGCCTTCTACAACTCGACGGCCCTGCGCAGGAAGTGCTCAAGGTCGATGGTCAGGCGCAGTGCGTTACCGGCGCACTGGCTGACCAGGTTAGCGAAGGGCAGGCTTGGCCTGCTCGCCAGCTGGATGCCGAGCAACTGAGTAATTGGTATGACATTCGTGTCGCCGGTCAGGCGCGCATCGCCAACCGTGCCGCCGATGTTTTGGTGCTGGAGCCCAAGGATCAGCATCGTTACGGCTTCGAGCTGTACCTCGATCGGGAAACCGGTTTGCCACTCAAGTCCCTGCTGCTGAACGAGCGCGGCCAGCTTCTGGAGCGCTTCCAGTTCGCTCAACTGGACACCTCTGCGCCCGTTGAAAATGCCATGCAGCCGAGTTCGGACTGTCGTCCGGTGCGTTTTCGTGCTGCCGACAGCATGGCCGAAGGCCGCTGGCGTTCGGACTGGCTGCCGCCAGGCTTCACCCTTACGACCGCGCAACTGCGGCGTGATCCGGCCTCCGATGATGCTGTTGCCTACCTGATGTACGGCGATGGCCTGGCACGCTTCTCGGTTTTCCTCGAGCCTTTGAACGGCAGTGTGGTCGAAGATGCGCGCAGTCAGTTGGGGCCGACCGTCGCCGTTTCGCGTCGGATGAGCACCGATTCCGGTGACATGATGGTCACCGTGGTAGGTGAAATTCCTCTGGGGACTGCGGAGCGAGTCGCTCTGTCCATGCGCGCCGGAGTGCCTGAACAGGCTAGCCAATGA
- the lepA gene encoding translation elongation factor 4, with product MSDLSHIRNFSIIAHIDHGKSTLADRFIQMCGGLAAREMEAQVLDSMDLERERGITIKAHSVTLHYKAKDGKTYQLNFIDTPGHVDFTYEVSRSLAACEGALLVVDAGQGVEAQSVANCYTAIEQGLEVMPVLNKMDLPQADPDRVKDEIEKIIGIDATDAVACSAKSGMGVDEVLERLVQTIPAPEGEIDAPLQALIIDSWFDNYLGVVSLVRVRQGRVKKGDKILVKSTGKVHLVDSVGVFTPKHTATADLKAGEVGFIIASIKDIHGAPVGDTLTLSSTPEVEVLPGFKKIQPQVYAGLFPVSSDDFEDFRDALQKLTLNDSSLQYAPESSDALGFGFRCGFLGMLHMEIIQERLEREYDLDLITTAPSVIYEIELKTGETITVDNPSKLPDVSAVADFREPIVTATILVPQEHLGNVITLCIEKRGVQRDMQFLGSQVQVRYDLPMNEVVLDFFDRLKSTSRGYASLDYHFDRYQSANLVKLDVLINGDKVDALALIVHRDNAAYKGRALTEKMKELIPRQMFDVAIQAAIGGQIIARTTVKALRKNVLAKCYGGDVSRKKKLLEKQKAGKKRMKQVGNVEIPQEAFLAVLRLDS from the coding sequence GTGAGTGACCTGAGTCATATCCGCAATTTTTCCATCATTGCCCACATTGACCACGGCAAGTCCACCCTGGCTGACCGTTTCATCCAGATGTGCGGCGGCCTCGCTGCGCGTGAAATGGAGGCTCAGGTACTGGACTCCATGGATCTGGAGCGTGAGCGCGGCATCACCATCAAGGCCCACAGCGTCACCCTTCACTACAAGGCGAAGGACGGCAAGACCTACCAGCTGAACTTCATCGATACGCCCGGCCACGTGGACTTCACCTACGAAGTCTCACGCTCGCTGGCTGCATGCGAGGGTGCGTTGCTGGTGGTGGACGCCGGTCAGGGCGTCGAGGCACAGTCGGTCGCCAACTGCTACACCGCCATCGAGCAGGGGCTGGAAGTGATGCCCGTGTTGAACAAGATGGACCTGCCCCAGGCTGACCCGGACCGCGTCAAGGACGAGATCGAGAAGATCATCGGCATCGACGCTACCGACGCCGTGGCCTGTAGCGCCAAGAGCGGCATGGGCGTGGACGAGGTGCTTGAGCGTCTGGTGCAAACCATCCCTGCGCCCGAGGGTGAGATCGATGCGCCGCTGCAGGCGCTGATCATCGATTCCTGGTTCGACAATTATCTGGGCGTGGTCTCGCTGGTGCGCGTGCGCCAGGGCCGCGTGAAGAAGGGCGACAAGATTCTGGTCAAGTCCACCGGCAAGGTGCACCTGGTCGACAGCGTCGGTGTATTCACCCCGAAACACACCGCTACTGCTGATCTTAAGGCCGGTGAAGTGGGCTTCATCATCGCCAGCATCAAGGACATTCATGGTGCGCCGGTTGGTGACACCCTGACCCTGTCCTCGACCCCAGAGGTCGAAGTACTGCCGGGCTTCAAGAAGATCCAGCCGCAGGTATACGCCGGTCTGTTCCCGGTCAGCTCCGACGATTTCGAGGACTTCCGCGATGCCCTGCAGAAGCTGACCCTCAACGATTCGTCGCTGCAATACGCGCCGGAAAGCTCCGATGCACTGGGCTTCGGTTTCCGCTGCGGCTTCCTTGGCATGCTCCACATGGAGATCATCCAGGAGCGCCTGGAGCGCGAGTACGATCTGGACCTGATCACCACCGCGCCGAGCGTAATCTACGAGATCGAGCTCAAGACGGGTGAAACCATCACCGTGGACAACCCGTCCAAGTTGCCGGACGTTTCGGCAGTGGCCGACTTCCGCGAGCCGATCGTCACCGCGACCATCCTGGTGCCGCAGGAGCACCTGGGTAACGTCATCACCCTGTGCATCGAGAAGCGTGGCGTGCAGCGCGACATGCAATTCCTCGGGTCGCAAGTTCAGGTTCGCTACGACCTGCCGATGAACGAAGTGGTGCTGGACTTCTTCGACCGTCTGAAGTCGACCAGCCGTGGTTATGCGTCGCTGGACTATCATTTCGACCGCTACCAGTCTGCCAACCTGGTCAAGCTGGACGTACTGATCAACGGCGACAAGGTCGATGCTCTGGCCTTGATCGTTCACCGCGACAACGCGGCCTACAAGGGCCGTGCCTTGACCGAGAAGATGAAGGAACTGATTCCTCGGCAGATGTTCGATGTGGCGATCCAGGCAGCCATCGGCGGTCAGATCATCGCGCGGACCACTGTCAAGGCGCTCAGAAAGAACGTACTGGCCAAATGTTACGGTGGCGACGTGAGCCGTAAGAAGAAGCTGCTCGAGAAGCAGAAGGCCGGTAAGAAACGCATGAAGCAGGTTGGTAACGTGGAGATCCCACAGGAAGCCTTCCTCGCTGTGCTCAGGTTGGATAGCTAA
- the rpoE gene encoding RNA polymerase sigma factor RpoE produces the protein MLTQEDDQQLVERVQRGDKRAFDLLVLKYQHKILGLIVRFVHDTHEAQDVAQEAFVKAYRALGNFRGDSAFYTWLYRIAINTAKNYLVSRGRRPPDSDVSSDDAEFYDGDHALKDIESPERALLRDEIEATVHRTIAQLPDDLRTALTLREFEGLSYEDIASVMQCPVGTVRSRIFRAREAIDKSLQPLLQEA, from the coding sequence ATGCTAACCCAGGAAGATGATCAGCAGCTGGTCGAGCGAGTGCAGCGTGGTGACAAGCGTGCCTTCGATCTGTTGGTGCTGAAGTATCAGCACAAGATCCTCGGTTTGATCGTGCGATTCGTGCACGACACTCACGAGGCTCAGGATGTCGCTCAGGAGGCGTTCGTAAAAGCCTATCGAGCGCTTGGAAACTTTCGCGGTGACAGTGCGTTCTATACATGGCTGTACCGCATCGCCATCAACACGGCGAAGAATTATCTGGTATCCCGCGGTCGGCGGCCGCCAGATAGTGATGTCAGTAGCGATGACGCGGAGTTCTATGACGGCGACCATGCCCTCAAGGACATCGAGTCGCCGGAACGGGCATTGCTGCGCGACGAGATCGAAGCCACCGTGCATCGAACCATCGCCCAGCTACCAGACGATTTGCGCACGGCTCTGACTTTGCGTGAATTCGAAGGTCTGAGTTACGAGGACATTGCCAGTGTCATGCAGTGTCCGGTAGGTACGGTACGTTCGCGGATCTTCCGTGCACGTGAGGCAATTGATAAGTCCCTGCAACCTCTGTTGCAGGAAGCCTAA
- a CDS encoding sigma-E factor negative regulatory protein — MSRETLQESLSAVMDNEADELELRRVLAASEDGELRGTWSRYQVARAAMHRELLVPQLDIASAVSAALADEAIPARKTPIWRSVGRVAVAASVTVAVLAGVRFYNQDDLTGAQVAQQEASPVLSVPQVQGPALLAGYNSSEEAGEPAQAGTASWHEQRLPNYLRQHAQEAVMGTGETALPYARAASLENR, encoded by the coding sequence ATGAGTCGTGAAACCCTGCAGGAATCGCTGTCCGCGGTGATGGATAACGAAGCGGACGAACTGGAACTGCGGCGTGTGCTCGCAGCCAGCGAAGATGGCGAGCTGCGTGGCACCTGGTCGCGTTACCAGGTCGCACGTGCAGCCATGCACCGTGAGTTGCTGGTACCGCAACTGGACATCGCTTCTGCGGTTTCCGCGGCATTGGCCGACGAAGCCATTCCGGCGCGCAAGACGCCGATCTGGCGTAGCGTCGGGCGAGTGGCCGTGGCAGCATCGGTGACCGTTGCCGTGCTGGCCGGGGTGCGCTTCTACAATCAGGACGACCTGACTGGCGCTCAAGTGGCCCAGCAGGAGGCCTCTCCGGTACTTTCTGTACCGCAGGTGCAAGGTCCTGCATTGCTCGCCGGCTACAACAGCAGCGAAGAAGCCGGCGAACCTGCCCAGGCTGGCACTGCCAGCTGGCATGAGCAGCGTCTGCCGAACTACCTGCGCCAGCATGCGCAGGAAGCCGTGATGGGCACCGGTGAAACCGCTCTGCCTTATGCTCGTGCTGCGAGTCTGGAAAACCGCTAA
- the nadB gene encoding L-aspartate oxidase has protein sequence MSHHFQHDVLVIGSGAAGLTLALTLPTHLRIAVLSKGNLANGSTYWAQGGVAAVLDDTDTVESHVADTLDAGAGLCREDAVRFTVEHSREAIQWLIDQGVPFTRDDETAREDGGFEFHLTREGGHSHRRIIHAADATGAAIFNTLLEQARQRPNIELLEQRVAVDLITERKLGLDGDRCLGAYVLDRACGEVDTFSARFVILATGGAAKVYLYTSNPDGACGDGIAMAWRAGCRVGNLEFNQFHPTCLYHPQAKSFLVTEAVRGEGGLLKLPNGERFMQRFDERAELAPRDIVARAIDHEMKRLGIDCVYLDISHKPAEFIKSHFPTVYERCLGFGIDITKQAIPVVPAAHYTCGGVVVDQHGRTDVPGLYAIGETSFTGLHGANRMASNSLLECFVYARSACADIARQLDAIDMPADLPCWDASQVTDSDEDVIIAHNWDELRRFMWDYVGIVRTNKRLQRAQHRVRLLLDEIDEFYSNYKVSRDLIELRNLALVAELMIRSAMQRHESRGLHYTLDYPEQLAEARDTILVPTPQAQPSVAD, from the coding sequence ATGAGCCACCACTTCCAGCACGATGTTCTGGTCATCGGCAGCGGCGCTGCCGGCTTGACCCTCGCCCTCACCCTCCCCACTCACTTGCGCATCGCGGTCTTGAGCAAAGGCAACCTGGCCAATGGCTCGACCTACTGGGCGCAAGGTGGCGTGGCAGCAGTGCTGGACGACACCGACACGGTCGAATCCCACGTCGCCGACACCCTCGATGCCGGTGCCGGACTATGCCGCGAGGACGCCGTGCGCTTCACGGTAGAACACAGCCGTGAAGCCATCCAGTGGCTTATCGATCAAGGCGTGCCCTTTACCCGTGACGATGAAACGGCGCGCGAGGACGGCGGATTCGAGTTTCACCTGACCCGCGAGGGCGGCCATAGTCATCGGCGCATCATCCACGCCGCCGATGCCACCGGCGCAGCGATCTTCAATACGCTGCTGGAGCAGGCCCGGCAGCGCCCGAACATCGAACTGCTGGAACAACGCGTTGCCGTAGACCTCATCACCGAGCGCAAGCTCGGCCTGGATGGCGATCGCTGCCTGGGCGCCTACGTGCTGGATCGTGCCTGCGGCGAAGTGGACACCTTCAGCGCACGCTTCGTGATTCTTGCCACCGGCGGCGCCGCCAAGGTCTATCTCTATACCAGCAACCCGGACGGTGCCTGTGGCGACGGCATTGCCATGGCCTGGCGTGCCGGCTGCCGCGTCGGCAACCTGGAGTTCAACCAGTTCCACCCCACCTGCCTGTATCACCCGCAGGCCAAGAGCTTCCTGGTCACCGAAGCGGTGCGCGGCGAGGGCGGATTACTCAAGCTACCCAATGGCGAACGCTTCATGCAGCGTTTCGATGAGCGCGCCGAGCTGGCACCGCGCGACATCGTCGCGCGCGCCATCGACCACGAAATGAAGCGCCTGGGGATCGACTGCGTCTACCTGGACATCAGCCACAAGCCAGCCGAATTCATCAAGAGTCATTTCCCCACCGTCTACGAACGCTGCCTGGGCTTTGGCATCGACATCACCAAGCAGGCCATCCCGGTCGTACCTGCGGCGCATTACACCTGCGGTGGCGTAGTGGTCGACCAACATGGACGCACCGATGTGCCTGGGCTTTACGCCATCGGCGAGACCAGCTTCACCGGCCTGCATGGCGCCAACCGCATGGCCAGCAACTCGCTGCTCGAATGCTTCGTCTACGCCCGCTCGGCCTGCGCGGATATCGCTCGGCAACTGGATGCCATCGACATGCCCGCCGACCTGCCTTGCTGGGATGCCAGCCAGGTGACCGACTCGGACGAGGACGTGATCATTGCCCACAACTGGGACGAGTTGCGCCGCTTCATGTGGGACTATGTCGGCATCGTACGAACCAACAAGCGCCTGCAACGCGCACAGCACCGAGTGCGCCTGCTGCTGGACGAGATCGACGAGTTCTACTCCAACTACAAGGTCAGTCGCGACCTGATCGAGCTGCGTAACCTCGCACTGGTCGCCGAACTGATGATCCGCTCAGCCATGCAACGCCATGAAAGCCGCGGCCTGCACTACACCCTCGATTACCCCGAGCAACTGGCCGAGGCCAGGGACACTATTCTGGTGCCGACACCCCAGGCTCAGCCCAGCGTCGCCGACTGA